The following proteins are encoded in a genomic region of Pseudomonadota bacterium:
- a CDS encoding efflux RND transporter periplasmic adaptor subunit: protein MPHPRRSWIARAERDVALAQIARTKAIIARKTIRAPFRGRVGISDVHPGQYLEDGTLLTTLQGVDDAAHADFTVAQHVAAAPREGDGVELFANSDSPPIAAKVVAVDARIDATTRNAMVRARIEDAAGAPRPGASVRVQVPVGPPRTAVAVPASALPKGPGGDHVFVLAPAKDGKTHAHLRQVESGAMLGDEVLIHAGLSAGEQVAASGSFKLREAVLVAIASDPAAVASATR, encoded by the coding sequence GTGCCGCATCCGAGGAGGAGCTGGATCGCGCGCGCGGAGCGCGACGTCGCGCTGGCGCAGATCGCGCGCACCAAGGCGATCATCGCCCGCAAGACGATCCGCGCGCCGTTCCGCGGGCGCGTGGGCATCTCGGACGTGCATCCTGGCCAGTACCTAGAGGACGGCACGCTGCTCACGACCTTGCAAGGCGTCGACGACGCCGCGCACGCGGACTTCACCGTCGCACAGCACGTGGCCGCGGCCCCGCGCGAGGGCGACGGCGTCGAGCTGTTCGCCAACAGCGACTCGCCGCCGATCGCGGCCAAGGTCGTCGCAGTCGACGCGCGCATCGACGCCACGACCCGCAACGCCATGGTGCGGGCGAGGATCGAGGACGCTGCCGGCGCCCCAAGACCGGGCGCCTCGGTGCGCGTCCAGGTTCCGGTCGGCCCACCGCGCACGGCCGTCGCCGTCCCCGCGAGCGCGCTGCCTAAGGGACCGGGCGGCGACCATGTGTTCGTGCTCGCGCCGGCCAAGGACGGCAAGACCCACGCGCACCTGCGCCAGGTCGAGAGCGGCGCGATGCTCGGCGACGAGGTCTTGATCCACGCGGGGCTCTCCGCCGGCGAGCAGGTGGCCGCGTCGGGATCCTTCAAGCTGCGCGAGGCGGTGCTCGTCGCGATCGCGAGCGACCCCGCGGCGGTCGCGAGCGCGACCAGGTGA
- a CDS encoding VOC family protein, whose protein sequence is MSFLVNLDVDDLDKAARFYGSAFGLKVGRRFGAFGIEMLGGSSPIYLLVKSPGTPASDTTLQRRSYERHWTPVHLDFVVDAIEPAIQGAVSAGARLEKPIATHKWGKLALMADPFGHGFCFVQFLGRGYDEITE, encoded by the coding sequence ATGAGCTTTCTCGTGAACCTCGACGTTGATGATCTCGACAAGGCAGCCCGCTTTTACGGTTCTGCTTTTGGATTGAAGGTCGGCCGTCGCTTCGGAGCCTTCGGAATAGAGATGCTTGGGGGTTCGTCCCCAATCTACCTGCTCGTTAAATCACCTGGGACGCCGGCCTCAGATACAACCTTGCAGCGTCGGAGTTACGAGCGACATTGGACGCCGGTCCATCTTGATTTCGTGGTTGACGCGATCGAACCGGCGATTCAGGGAGCGGTATCGGCTGGAGCGCGGCTAGAGAAGCCCATCGCTACGCACAAGTGGGGCAAGCTCGCTCTTATGGCTGATCCCTTCGGCCACGGGTTCTGTTTCGTCCAGTTCCTCGGGCGAGGCTATGACGAAATCACGGAGTAA